In Acidobacteriota bacterium, the genomic window CGGCCTCGACGACATCGTTGACGGTGCAGACCGAAACGTAGCCCGTGCGACCCTCGGCAATATGTTTGGCGAACAGCCGTACCGATTGCTCCCGGGTCAGCGCGGATATGCGAGTGCCGAGAACGTTATAGCTCTCCACCTCGGAACAGACCTGTGTTCCGTTGGAGCTGTCCAGACAGGTTGCATGGATGTTCATTCGGATCCGTCCGCGTCCCACTCGCTTCAGAACCACTAAACGGTTTATAATCTGATGGATAGGGAGAACGATGTCAACTGCAAAGCCACCGAGGGCAGCGGGGCCGGGCCGCTGGGTGCTGGGGGTTGCGATCCTGGTCGTGGGAACGCTCTCCCTGGCCGCATCGTGGGAGAGGCTGCGGGTTCAGAGGGATCCGTCCCACCCATCCGCGTCTCGATTCACATCGCTGATCGCGCCGTCCCCCAAAAGGTTGGCCGAACGGGTGGACCGCAACATTAAAGTTGCTGTCGCGGAATTGGAGGACGCCAACCTTCCGCCTGCGGACCGACTGGCAGGATTTGAAGCGGCACTTCGGGAGGCCGAGAGCCTGATCCAACGTGGACTGGAGGCCCATCCTCTCGATGCCGACGCCATCGCCGAACTGGCGACGCTGCACTGGGAGTTGGCGACCCGCAAGGACGATCCCGTCCGTCGACAGGCCGTCGCCGGCATGGATCTGGCCGCCTCCCTGGCCCCGTCGGTACCGGGAGTCCAGCGTCGCCTCGGAAGCCTGCTGCTCTCCATGGGTCGACGAGACGAAGCGCTCCAGACGTTCCGACGCTCGCTGGAGCTGTCGCCGCGTCTCGCACCGGGTATCGCCAGCGACCTTCGGGTCCAACTCTTCCCGCTGGACGAATTGATTCGGACGTTCCCGCCCTCGTCGGAGCTCTTCGTCGCCCTCGAGCCGTGGGCCCGGGAGACCGGCCAGACGGCGAAATTGACGACCGCGGTCGTGGACCATCTGGAGGATCGTGGCATCCACGCCGACGAGCCATTGATCCGGGTGTGCGGCAAATTGCTTCTCGGTGACGATAACGCACGAGAGCTTCACGATTTGCTCGCGGCCGTCCCACCCCTCGTGACGGTTCAGGCACGAGCGGAACGAGATCGGCAACGATCCCGTGCGTTGATGGGACTGGGACGACACGAAGAGGCGCTGGCGGCGGCTCGATCCGCCCGCGAACAGCTGCCCCAGGCGACACGGTATGCGGAATTTCTGGCGAGCACGCTGCTGGAGCTGGGTCAGTTCGATGACGCGATCGAGGAGGCCCATCGATCGCTGAGCCTGGCGGCAACGGGGAACGATCCCCTCACCCGGGCAAGGCTCTACACGTTGCTCGGTCGTTCGGAGGAAGCCCGCGGAGAATTTGACCGTGCGTACGACGCCTACGCACGCGCGACGAAACTCTCACCGGACTACGACCCGGCCCGGCGCAACCTGGATCGGCTGCGATCCCCGGCCTCGGCTCAGACCCAATGACCCAGATCCCTCCCGACGATCGTCGCTAGACGCGCGTTGTGGGGCGCGTAGTACCGGCACAAGAGCCGCCGGGTCTCCGCCGCCAGGGGCGGATAGACGAACGGTTGTTCGTGCCGAAGGACGAGGGGCGTGGTGATTGTACGACGAATCGGCTCACGGATACGTTCCGGCACCAGACGTTGGTAGATCCGTTTCAGCCGCGAGTCGTGGGCCAGAAGCGTCTTCTGTAATGCGGGGTAACGGGGCATCGCCGCCTCGTTGTGTCGCCGGGTCGACCATCGTTCTTCCGGGATGGGATCGATCCCCAGCCAATCCGTCAATCGATCCAGCGTCTCCCGCGGCCGATCCCGCAGATCATCGCTCAGCAACAGCGAGACCTGTTCGCGTCCGAACAGGCGGATGTACGGCTCCAGTTGGTCGGCGTAACATCCGTTGCGTCGATAGGTCATCGCACGCGCCGCCTGATCGTCGGGGACGTCGGATTCGTCCTCGCGTCGTAACGCCTCCTCGAAGGTCTCGGACTGCTCCCATCCGGTGCGTCGATGATGCCAGTAGGCCGAGTAGGCGCGATCGATCGGATTTCGAAGCGCCGCGACGATCTTCATCTGCGACGAGTACTCGTGGACTCGTTCGGCCGCCCCCTCAAGGAACATCATCCCGACGTAACTGAGACCGCGCGCCGGTTCGTCCTCCGCCTTTCGGTAGTGTCGGTCCAGGATCCGAGACGCCCGCGCGAACGACGCCGCGGTGCCAAAGAGATCGATCTCCTTCTGGTCGGGAAGGAAGACCGACGGATGGAGCGCGAGGGATCGATGGAGGGAGGTCGTCCCGGACTTCTGCGCCCCCACGATCAAGAAATTGAGCTGGCGATCCATCAGGCGCCTCGATAGTCAAAAACCGTTAGGATGACCCTGCCATGCAACCACCATCGGCCACGGATGTCGAGATCTGGCACGTCGGCCCCGGCTCGGACCGACGCGGCGGGATCGTTCACGTCATCCACACCCTGATCCAGGCCCAGTCTGCGGCCTGGCCCGGACGTGTGCATTGGCTGTCCACCTCCACAGACGGCGGGCCACTGGTCAAGTTCATCTCGTTCGCGACGGCCTGCGTGCGGTTGGTGGCCCTCTTGCTACGGCGGCGCGACCGGATCCTGCTCCATGTCCACACCTCTCACGGCAACAGCCTCGCGCGTAAACGGGTTCTGCTTCGAATCGCGCGGCTGTTCTCGACGCCCGTCGTATTGCAGGTCCACAGCGGTCTTCTGGCGGAGCAAATCGCGACACAGGGCCCCGCGAGTCACCCGCTGACCGTGGCTGCCGGCGGTGCCCGGGTGTTGCTGGGATTGACGTCGGATCTTGCGCCCGCGGCCGTTGCGGCCGGTATCCCGTTTCATCTCGTTTTTAATGCCGTCGAGCCGCCACCGACGGATGGGCTCTCAGGTCCCGATGCAAGCGAACCGACGCTGCT contains:
- a CDS encoding glycosyltransferase family 4 protein yields the protein MQPPSATDVEIWHVGPGSDRRGGIVHVIHTLIQAQSAAWPGRVHWLSTSTDGGPLVKFISFATACVRLVALLLRRRDRILLHVHTSHGNSLARKRVLLRIARLFSTPVVLQVHSGLLAEQIATQGPASHPLTVAAGGARVLLGLTSDLAPAAVAAGIPFHLVFNAVEPPPTDGLSGPDASEPTLLFLAGRGLREKGAYTLLEALAALPPDRPYRCVIAGPDPMDELRQEARRLGIAGRIEWAGWVDGEEKANLLRRADLFVLPSLREGLPIALLEAMAWGLPCVATPVGGIPRLIASDDVGWLVPAGDAGALSVAIDRLLSDPVLRTTLGTAARRTMMESCTPAVVARSLEAIYRQALGGGDPR
- a CDS encoding tetratricopeptide repeat protein produces the protein MSTAKPPRAAGPGRWVLGVAILVVGTLSLAASWERLRVQRDPSHPSASRFTSLIAPSPKRLAERVDRNIKVAVAELEDANLPPADRLAGFEAALREAESLIQRGLEAHPLDADAIAELATLHWELATRKDDPVRRQAVAGMDLAASLAPSVPGVQRRLGSLLLSMGRRDEALQTFRRSLELSPRLAPGIASDLRVQLFPLDELIRTFPPSSELFVALEPWARETGQTAKLTTAVVDHLEDRGIHADEPLIRVCGKLLLGDDNARELHDLLAAVPPLVTVQARAERDRQRSRALMGLGRHEEALAAARSAREQLPQATRYAEFLASTLLELGQFDDAIEEAHRSLSLAATGNDPLTRARLYTLLGRSEEARGEFDRAYDAYARATKLSPDYDPARRNLDRLRSPASAQTQ
- a CDS encoding sulfotransferase domain-containing protein, with translation MDRQLNFLIVGAQKSGTTSLHRSLALHPSVFLPDQKEIDLFGTAASFARASRILDRHYRKAEDEPARGLSYVGMMFLEGAAERVHEYSSQMKIVAALRNPIDRAYSAYWHHRRTGWEQSETFEEALRREDESDVPDDQAARAMTYRRNGCYADQLEPYIRLFGREQVSLLLSDDLRDRPRETLDRLTDWLGIDPIPEERWSTRRHNEAAMPRYPALQKTLLAHDSRLKRIYQRLVPERIREPIRRTITTPLVLRHEQPFVYPPLAAETRRLLCRYYAPHNARLATIVGRDLGHWV